A stretch of the Streptomyces sp. WMMB303 genome encodes the following:
- a CDS encoding TetR family transcriptional regulator, which produces MSPRKSAAEARRTRERIIERSVAIGSVEGLEGLTIGRLATDLGMSKAGVLGHFGTKQALQLAALHGASGLFTRLVWEPVADLQPGLVRLRAFCEAWIRYLEQERTAFPGGCLFTAASVEFDTRGGPVHDTVARFMLRGRRLLVNDLRIAVEVGELGRGEDPEQLAFELHGLYMGLNQELQLFADATAPARTRRALDRMLGAAPPAGTAPRN; this is translated from the coding sequence ATGAGCCCACGCAAGTCCGCCGCCGAGGCCCGCCGCACGCGGGAGCGGATCATCGAGCGCAGCGTCGCCATCGGCTCCGTGGAGGGGCTGGAGGGGCTGACGATCGGGCGACTCGCCACCGACCTCGGCATGAGCAAGGCGGGTGTGCTGGGACATTTCGGCACCAAGCAGGCGCTGCAACTCGCCGCCCTGCACGGCGCCTCCGGACTCTTCACCCGGCTGGTCTGGGAACCGGTCGCCGACCTGCAACCGGGCCTGGTCCGGCTGCGCGCCTTCTGCGAGGCGTGGATCCGCTACCTGGAACAGGAACGCACGGCCTTCCCCGGCGGCTGCCTGTTCACCGCCGCCTCCGTCGAGTTCGACACCCGCGGCGGCCCCGTCCACGACACCGTGGCCCGGTTCATGCTGCGCGGACGGCGCCTCCTGGTGAACGACCTGCGGATCGCCGTCGAGGTGGGAGAACTCGGCCGCGGCGAGGATCCCGAACAGCTCGCCTTCGAACTGCACGGGCTCTACATGGGACTCAACCAGGAACTGCAACTCTTCGCCGACGCCACGGCGCCGGCCCGCACCCGCCGGGCCCTGGACCGGATGCTGGGTGCGGCACCCCCGGCGGGCACCGCACCCCGGAACTGA
- a CDS encoding beta-ketoacyl-ACP synthase III, whose protein sequence is MPGTRIAALGHHQPDRVLTNDDLADLVDTDDAWIRRRTGIATRRIAAAGETVADLAAPAAGKALAGAGLAPEDIDLVVLATCSARDRCPSNAAQVARVLGIPSAVAYDLNNGCAGFCTALASASHSVRAGAARHALVIGAEKMSDVTDWTDRSTCVLLGDGAGAAVVSAVPDGAAATHGPEGIGPVEWGSDPTRGELVRLLDDWQPHFAQEGQAVFRWVTTELPSVAHRACERAGLAPGDLAGVVTHQANLRLIEALLERLGLPEDAVVARDVVESGNTSAASVPLALAKLVERREIAPGAPVLLLGFGGGLSWAGQVVRCP, encoded by the coding sequence GTGCCGGGAACCCGCATCGCCGCCCTGGGCCACCACCAGCCCGACCGCGTCCTGACCAACGACGACCTGGCAGACCTGGTCGACACCGACGACGCCTGGATCCGGCGGCGCACCGGAATCGCCACCCGGCGCATCGCGGCCGCGGGCGAGACGGTCGCCGACCTGGCCGCCCCGGCCGCGGGCAAGGCGCTGGCCGGCGCGGGGCTCGCTCCCGAGGACATCGATCTGGTCGTCCTGGCCACCTGCTCGGCGCGGGACCGCTGCCCCAGCAACGCGGCCCAGGTCGCCCGCGTGCTGGGGATCCCTTCCGCGGTCGCCTACGACCTCAACAACGGCTGCGCGGGCTTCTGCACCGCACTCGCCTCCGCGAGCCACTCGGTGCGCGCGGGCGCCGCCCGGCACGCGCTGGTGATCGGCGCGGAGAAGATGTCCGACGTCACCGACTGGACGGACCGCAGCACCTGCGTACTGCTCGGCGACGGCGCGGGCGCGGCGGTCGTCAGCGCCGTCCCGGACGGAGCGGCGGCGACCCACGGGCCGGAGGGGATCGGGCCCGTCGAGTGGGGCTCGGACCCGACGCGGGGCGAGCTGGTGCGGCTGCTGGACGACTGGCAGCCGCACTTCGCCCAGGAGGGGCAGGCGGTCTTCCGCTGGGTCACCACCGAACTCCCTTCCGTGGCCCACCGCGCCTGCGAACGGGCCGGGCTGGCACCCGGCGACCTGGCCGGGGTGGTCACCCACCAGGCCAACCTGCGGCTGATCGAGGCCCTGCTGGAGCGGCTGGGCCTGCCCGAGGACGCGGTGGTCGCCCGGGATGTGGTCGAGTCCGGGAACACCTCCGCCGCCTCCGTGCCGCTGGCGCTGGCCAAGCTGGTGGAGCGGCGGGAGATCGCACCGGGCGCGCCCGTGCTGCTGCTCGGCTTCGGCGGCGGCCTCTCCTGGGCGGGCCAGGTGGTGCGCTGCCCGTGA
- a CDS encoding NUDIX domain-containing protein produces the protein MDTGAVGETVAELVVAAAAVVEQGRLLVVSKRAAPDLFYLPGGKPEPGENLRTALDRELREELGVPPSSATPLTEVRATAALEGVPMRLVVFRADLAGRPAPAAEIAALRWTGAAVSPQLNLAPAVRNHVLPLVV, from the coding sequence ATGGATACCGGAGCTGTCGGGGAGACCGTCGCCGAACTCGTGGTCGCGGCGGCGGCCGTCGTCGAGCAGGGGCGGCTGCTCGTGGTGAGCAAGCGCGCCGCGCCCGACCTGTTCTACCTGCCCGGCGGCAAGCCGGAGCCCGGCGAGAACCTGCGTACCGCACTGGATCGCGAACTGCGTGAGGAGTTGGGCGTTCCGCCGTCGTCCGCCACCCCGCTCACCGAGGTACGGGCGACGGCGGCGCTGGAGGGCGTGCCGATGCGGCTGGTGGTCTTCCGGGCCGACCTGGCCGGACGGCCCGCACCGGCCGCCGAGATCGCCGCGCTCCGCTGGACCGGCGCCGCCGTCTCCCCGCAGCTCAACCTGGCCCCGGCCGTCCGGAACCACGTCCTGCCACTGGTGGTGTGA
- a CDS encoding carbohydrate kinase — translation MTAELPIAVLGECVADAFVAEPRRSSGDAAPAPLALDVFPGGGPANTAVALARLGTPTHFLGRLSHDVFGRLFASRLAESGVDLGHAVRAAPEPSTLAVADLADDGSADYSFHAQRTADWQWTDAELAAATADPVGCLHTGSLALVRQPGAAAVERLLAGIRERATVSVDPNVRPLLVEPADYRAALPRWCAAADILRLSDDDLAHLRPGATPEEGADAFHADGVPLVVVTLGAEGVLASLDGARVRVPTAPTPVVDTVGAGDSFMAGFLHALRTAGALGGRLDGLTRQQVTEALEFGVRVAAAVVSVRGANPPWAADLAD, via the coding sequence ATGACCGCTGAACTTCCCATCGCCGTGCTGGGCGAGTGCGTCGCCGACGCGTTCGTGGCCGAGCCGCGCCGCAGCTCCGGGGACGCCGCCCCGGCGCCGCTCGCGCTGGACGTCTTCCCCGGTGGCGGGCCCGCCAACACGGCGGTGGCATTGGCCCGGTTGGGTACCCCGACCCATTTCCTGGGGCGGCTCTCACACGACGTCTTCGGGCGGCTGTTCGCCTCCCGGCTCGCGGAGTCCGGCGTCGACCTGGGCCACGCGGTACGCGCGGCGCCCGAACCCAGCACCCTGGCCGTGGCGGACCTGGCCGACGACGGCAGCGCCGACTACTCCTTCCACGCACAGCGGACCGCCGACTGGCAGTGGACCGACGCCGAACTCGCCGCCGCCACCGCCGATCCCGTCGGCTGCCTGCACACCGGCTCGCTCGCGCTGGTCCGGCAGCCCGGCGCGGCGGCCGTCGAACGCCTGCTGGCGGGGATACGCGAGCGGGCGACCGTCTCGGTCGACCCCAACGTCCGGCCGCTGCTCGTCGAGCCCGCCGACTACCGGGCGGCGCTGCCCCGCTGGTGCGCGGCGGCCGACATCCTGCGGCTGTCCGACGACGACCTGGCCCACCTGCGCCCCGGCGCCACCCCGGAGGAGGGCGCCGACGCCTTCCACGCGGACGGCGTGCCGCTGGTCGTGGTCACCCTCGGCGCGGAGGGAGTGCTGGCCTCGCTGGACGGAGCCCGGGTCCGCGTCCCGACCGCGCCCACTCCGGTCGTGGACACGGTCGGTGCGGGCGACTCGTTCATGGCGGGCTTCCTGCACGCCCTGCGGACTGCCGGGGCGCTCGGCGGCCGGCTGGACGGCCTCACCCGGCAGCAGGTCACCGAGGCCCTGGAGTTCGGCGTTCGGGTGGCCGCCGCGGTCGTCTCGGTGCGCGGCGCGAATCCGCCGTGGGCGGCGGACCTGGCGGACTGA